The genomic interval GGAACACCTTCAAAATAACAAGAGATGGTTTTACATGTAAAGATTCTTTACATGTAAAACTTTTTTACTTAAAGTGAATCAACATACTCTTCGATTGCAACTGCAGCACGTTTTGAAAAAGCGACCGCTTCGACCACGGTTCGAGCTCCCGTTACCACATCTCCTGAAGCAAAAACACCTTCCATCGTAGTTCTACCACTCTCATCGGTAATGACTAAACCTTTTCCATCCACTTCAATTTGGCGTGCCGATTGAACAATATTGTCATTAGGACTCTGGCTAATGGCGATCAAAATAGAATCCGCCTCCAATAATCCCTCTTCGCCACTCTCATCTGTACTAGCGTAGATAACACCTTGTTCGGTAATTTCAATAGGCTGTTTGTAAAGCTCAAACTTGACACCATCGATTTTGGCACACTCGACCTCATGATGCGATGCAGGAATGTCTTCCATCCCTTTTCGGTACATAATAATAACCTCACGTGCACCATGACGCACAGCGGTTCGTGCTACATCCATTGCAACATTTCCAGCCCCTAAAATAACCACTCTATGCCCCAAACGATACACAGCAGGATTTTTAAGATAGTCAATCGCAAAATGCACATGTCCTAAGCTCTCGCCTTTAATGCCCAATTTTTTTGGAGCCCAAACTCCCGTTCCGATAAAAATAGCTTTAAAATCATCACGGAAAAGATCGGCGATGGTGATGTTTTTACCAATGGTAATGTTCGGGCGAATTGTGACGTCTAACTGGCGAAGTTTCGTCTCAATCGTATCTAAGATCTCTTTATTGAGCCTAAAATCAGGAATACCATAGCGAAGCACGCCACCGATTTTATCGTGAGCATCGTACATCGTAATCTCATACCCTTTTGCTCCTAAAATAACGGCCAAAGAGATACCCGCAGGGCCACTTCCAATGATCGCAACTTTTTTGCCATTTTTGATGGGTTTTTCAAACTGAAGATCGTTCATGTAGAGATCGGAAATATAATTCTCAATGCTTCCAACACTCACCGCCGTTCCTTTTTTATTGAGAATACAGTGTCCCTCACAATGTTTTTCATGAGGACAGACCATGGAACAGATGACAGAAAGAGGGTTATTATCAAACAGCAATTTACCTGCTTCTTTAATTTCGCCTGCTAAAAAAAGACGGATCATTTCAGGAATGGGCGTGCCAACAGGACATCCCGTACGACAGGATGGCTTTTTACAGCCCAAACAGGTTTTTGCAAGTGTAATGACATATTTGTTCATCGCGTTAAGCCTTTATCTATGTGTGTAAAAATAGTGTCGGAATTGTATCAAAACTATAAGATTTTTTTGAGAAGTTTTAACTTAACGAAAGAGGGTACTTTTTTTGGAAGTACCCTTTACAAGCTTACTTGTAATTTTTAACAAAAGAGGCGATGCGTTCAATGCCATCCCTAATTGTGGCATCATCGGTTGCGAAAGAGAGTCTAAAATAGCCTTCACACCCAAACCCAATACCAGGAACAACCGCAACACCTTTTTCTTCAAGCAATTTTTGAGAAAATTTCATGGAGTCATTTTCAACCGCTTTGGTGTTTACGAAAAGATAGAAAGCGCCTTCTGGTTTTAACACAGAAATACCTTCAATTTGATTTAAAAGCTCATGAGCAAGATTGCGCCTTCGCTCAAACGCTGCGCGCATGATTTCAATATCGGCATCGGCTAAACCATTGAGTGCAGGAACCGCTGCTTTTTGCGTAATGGAGTTGACGTTTGAGGTACTTTGTCCTTGAAAATCAACAATAGCATCCGTAATCTCTTTAATAGGAGAGGCAAAATATCCAAAACGCCAGCCCGTCATAGAGACCGATTTACTCAAACCATTGACCGTAATAGTACGTTTAAACATATCTTCGCTGATCGATGCCACTGAAGTGAATACAAGACCATCAAAGAGAATTTTTTCATACATTTCATCAGAAACGACTAAAATATTTGTTCCTTTTAAGACTTCGGCTAAAGCAGTAAGCTCTTCTTTGGAATAAACAGAACCTGTTGGGTTAGAAGGCGTGTTAAGTAAAAGTACTTTTGTTTTAGGCGTAATCGCCGCTTTAAGCTGTGCAGGGGTGATTTTAAAACCACTGGTTTCATCGGTATCAATAAACACGGGTGTTCCATCACTGTACTTGACAATTTCAGGATACGTTACCCAGTAAGGGGCAGGAATAATGACTTCATCACCTTCGTCAATGATCGCTTGGAAAATGTTAAACAATGAATGTTTCGCACCCACATTGACCACAATATCGGAAGGTTTATAGTCAAGATTATTTTCACGCTTAAGTTTTCCAGCAATTGCTTTTAACACTTCTGGAGTACCGCCAACCGCGGTGTATTTTGAAAAACCATCGTTAATCGCCGCAATCGCCGCATCTTTGACAATTTGTGGCGTATCAAAATCAGGCTCACCCGCTGAAAAACTCAGAACATCTCGACCTTGTGCTTTAAGATCTCTCGCTAAGGATGTAATCGCCATAGTAAGAGACGGTGATAAAACTTGGATTCTTTTAGACAGCATGAAACTTTCCCCTATAAAAATATCGTGCAGATTATAGCGAAAAATTAGCCTATTTCTCTTATATTTTTTACAAAAAAAGCTATTCCCATGGTGCTTTTTGAAAAACAGTTGTAAAGAAAGGATCCTCTAGTGTTTGAATGAGTTCATGTGCAAAGCTAAGGACACCGGCATAGCCTATAAAAGAGGTTTGTAATACAGGTGAAACCTCCATAAAAGCGATTTTGGATGCAGCCGCAGCATGATAGTGATGAACATCACAGAGTAAAATATCCACCGCTTCTTCGTCAATTATCTCTTCAAGCTCTTCGTAAGAATCACGAATGACCATACCTTGACCTTTTAATAATTCAAAAACTTTTTCACTATCATCTTGCGTGCATTGGTAAATGGCAGTTGCTGCGATGCGAACATTCAGCTCCTTTAACATAGGAATAAACTGCCATGAGTACTTCCCTTTCAGATCGAGTAGTGCGACTTTATCCTTTAAAACCGTGCGACAAGATTCTAATGCTTGGTTGAGACTTTTCTCTTCACGCGCAATAAACTGCTCTGAAATGCGTGTGAGTTTTCCATCGGCAAAAGTCTCTACGATGGAGCGAATCGCATCGGAAGTTGCGTGCCTTCCATAAAAAGAGACCTCGACCCAAGGAATATCCCACGCCTCTTTCATCTTCCTTGCTAAACTGCCCATCGGTTTAGCGCCAATCAGGACATTGAGTTTTGCACAGTGCGCTTTTTGTGTCTGTTCCACATCTTCCCCACCTCCAAACATCCAATGAATGCGAAACCCAATGCTTTCAAGGAGTGTTTTATACGCATTCATTTCATTCAAGGAGGCGTTAAAACCTATGAGATTAATGTCGTATGCCAAAGCATCAAAAGGCTCTTTCTGCCCCATTAACTGCTGCATCAGTGTCACGCCTGCGATGCGCGCACCAAACGGAACGCCTCCCATAAACCCTGCTGCATTGATGAGGATAATCGGTATACCAAGGGTTTCTTGCTGGGTGTTAATAATGCGTTCAATATCCTCACCAATGAGAGAGCTTACACAGGTCAGATAGATAAAGATGACGTCTGGATGAATGTGCGTATAGATATACGTAATGCTGGATGAGAGTTTGTCTTCACCACCAAAAATAAGATCGTGTGCGTCCATTTGTGTGGTAAAAATAGAAGAGGGTGCATCCTGAAAAAGATACGTTACCTGA from Sulfurospirillum multivorans DSM 12446 carries:
- a CDS encoding NAD(P)-dependent oxidoreductase produces the protein MNKYVITLAKTCLGCKKPSCRTGCPVGTPIPEMIRLFLAGEIKEAGKLLFDNNPLSVICSMVCPHEKHCEGHCILNKKGTAVSVGSIENYISDLYMNDLQFEKPIKNGKKVAIIGSGPAGISLAVILGAKGYEITMYDAHDKIGGVLRYGIPDFRLNKEILDTIETKLRQLDVTIRPNITIGKNITIADLFRDDFKAIFIGTGVWAPKKLGIKGESLGHVHFAIDYLKNPAVYRLGHRVVILGAGNVAMDVARTAVRHGAREVIIMYRKGMEDIPASHHEVECAKIDGVKFELYKQPIEITEQGVIYASTDESGEEGLLEADSILIAISQSPNDNIVQSARQIEVDGKGLVITDESGRTTMEGVFASGDVVTGARTVVEAVAFSKRAAVAIEEYVDSL
- a CDS encoding pyridoxal phosphate-dependent aminotransferase, whose amino-acid sequence is MLSKRIQVLSPSLTMAITSLARDLKAQGRDVLSFSAGEPDFDTPQIVKDAAIAAINDGFSKYTAVGGTPEVLKAIAGKLKRENNLDYKPSDIVVNVGAKHSLFNIFQAIIDEGDEVIIPAPYWVTYPEIVKYSDGTPVFIDTDETSGFKITPAQLKAAITPKTKVLLLNTPSNPTGSVYSKEELTALAEVLKGTNILVVSDEMYEKILFDGLVFTSVASISEDMFKRTITVNGLSKSVSMTGWRFGYFASPIKEITDAIVDFQGQSTSNVNSITQKAAVPALNGLADADIEIMRAAFERRRNLAHELLNQIEGISVLKPEGAFYLFVNTKAVENDSMKFSQKLLEEKGVAVVPGIGFGCEGYFRLSFATDDATIRDGIERIASFVKNYK
- a CDS encoding nitrogenase component 1; translated protein: MSRYQSIKELFNESSCSHNADTEKKVTCERLSPGTMIGGCSFEGAIQALLPFKNAAHLIHSPSTCPQVTYLFQDAPSSIFTTQMDAHDLIFGGEDKLSSSITYIYTHIHPDVIFIYLTCVSSLIGEDIERIINTQQETLGIPIILINAAGFMGGVPFGARIAGVTLMQQLMGQKEPFDALAYDINLIGFNASLNEMNAYKTLLESIGFRIHWMFGGGEDVEQTQKAHCAKLNVLIGAKPMGSLARKMKEAWDIPWVEVSFYGRHATSDAIRSIVETFADGKLTRISEQFIAREEKSLNQALESCRTVLKDKVALLDLKGKYSWQFIPMLKELNVRIAATAIYQCTQDDSEKVFELLKGQGMVIRDSYEELEEIIDEEAVDILLCDVHHYHAAAASKIAFMEVSPVLQTSFIGYAGVLSFAHELIQTLEDPFFTTVFQKAPWE